Proteins from one Athalia rosae chromosome 8, iyAthRosa1.1, whole genome shotgun sequence genomic window:
- the LOC105686737 gene encoding activator of basal transcription 1-like → MAEDCSENDDFQSDDIEEEILTDSNDGTSKNALGSQEGRKKKRGIVYLSTIPKYMNVTKVREIFSEYGELGRIYLQPAVAKVEEGKKVKKKKTPAKHFTEGWVEFESKRVAKHVAATLNNKQIATRKKSKFYDLLWNIKYLPRFKWVHLSERLAYERAVHKQRLRTEIAQAKREANFFSYNVDRSKKLKKKQEKGETTNFQMPNIKQRETDAEIRAKKNENQNPDDRKEFLKSLFS, encoded by the exons ATGGCTGAAGACTGCAGTGAAAACGACGACTTTCAAAGCGACGACATTGAGGAAGAAATTCTTACGGACAGCAATGATGGGACCAGCAAAAACGCCCTTGGTAGCCAGGAGGGgcgtaaaaagaaaagggggatAGTTTACCTTTCTACGATACCGAAATACATGAACGTTACCAAAGTGCGAGAGATATTTTCGGAGTACGGAGAACTTGGTAGAATCTATCTCCAACCAGCAGTGGCGA AGGTCGAAGAAGGTAAAAAAgttaagaagaagaagacaccAGCGAAGCACTTCACGGAAGGATGGGTTGAATTCGAAAGTAAAAGAGTTGCGAAGCATGTGGCTGCAACTCTGAATAACAAACAGATTGCGACGAGGAAGAAGAGTAAATTCTACGATCTGCTGTGGAACATAAAATATCTTCCGAG GTTTAAGTGGGTGCACCTCAGTGAACGCTTGGCGTATGAAAGAGCGGTTCACAAACAGCGTCTTAGGACAGAGATTGCACAAGCTAAAAGAGAGGCTAATTTCTTCTCATATAATGTGGATAGGAGtaagaaactgaaaaagaaacaagaaaaaggagaaactaCTAATTTCCAAATGCCCAACATAAAACAGCGGGAGACTGATGCAGAAATAAGAGCAAAGAAGAACGAGAATCAAAATCCTGATGACAGAAAAGAATTCCTCAAATCTCTCTTCTCGtga
- the LOC105686145 gene encoding uncharacterized protein LOC105686145 produces the protein MAEEDSRASATELSIAQSSSSLAPRSLRAASSFLKSLSTLTPGKSRSTHLTSNLGSLKSPEKSDVSVSAVEFGSNLPPENKTIDQNADLKTSSLKGLPEEKSNSLEIYKPENPSWAKMRPTKFMRQYPELFRRDVSINPSYTGLKNFPYHVICRQRCHKNKVKMTRQLNREIHEITMMQSLALDGVRVERIFTVGFPASAAIIPDPLTPQERLRLNRLFSER, from the exons ATGGCGGAGGAAGATTCTAGGGCATCGGCAACTGAGCTAAGTATTGCTCAATCGAGTTCAAGTCTTGCACCACGAAGTTTGAGGGCTGCATCTTCCTTTCTCAAATCTCTGAGCACTTTGACCCCAGGAAAATCTCGGTCGACTCACTTGACCAGTAACTTGGGATCTCTAAAATCACCAGAAAAGTCTGATGTTTCTGTGAGCGCTGTCGAATTTGGATCAAACTTGCCTCCAGAGAACAAGACAATAGATCAAAATGCGGATCTAAAAACCAGCAGCCTCAAAGGTCTTCCGGAGGAGAAAAGCAACTCACTCGAAATTTACAAACCTGAAAATCCATCATGGGCTAAAATGCGTCCCACGAAATTCATGAGGCAGTATCCAGAACTCTTCCGACGAGATGTTAGCATCAATCCGAGCTACACGGGCCTGAAAAATTTCCCCTA CCACGTCATCTGTCGCCAAAGATGTCATAAGAATAAAGTGAAGATGACCCGTCAgctaaatcgagaaattcatgAAATAACCATGATGCAGTCACTAGCACTCGATGGCGTCAGAGTTGAAAGAATATTCACTGTTGGATTTCCTGCATCCGCTGCAATCATCCCAGATCCGCTGACTCCCCAGGAAAGACTGAGGCTGAACAGACTTTTCTCTGAGAGATGA
- the LOC105686144 gene encoding cilia- and flagella-associated protein 20-like, with product MFRNTYQNGFLSILYSCGSSPLAIWGMQVKNGYIKRVTDQEVRSLVLEIAGTNVTTTFITCPKDLKKVLGIKLPFVIMIIKNMKKYFTFEITILDDKDMHRRFRISNFQSTTRVKPFCTTMPIGLSGGWNQIQLNIADFTRRVYGTNYVETTRVQIHANCRIRRIYFADRLYPEDEMPVEFKLFLPRERKSNREAKGRVISKGEIKGDGDQLPDEPPQFLAGEDAVAETGKSKERLTLQEEFAVGPGVLMTRQKSDTASRKSVSLGKLKNESQLPENIEPADVTIKEAPEDEAEEESNANIAADNLGKDDMTDKGPEPSETDVTEDDGTRTETEEIVELAENNGG from the exons ATGTTTCGTAATACTTATCAAAATGGGTTCCTGTCCATTCTTTACAGCTGTGGTTCTTCTCCATTAGCAATTTGGGGCATGCAAGTAAAGAATGGGTACATAAAGCGGGTGACTGATCAAGAAGTCAGGTCCCTGGTGCTTGAAATTGCGGGAACAAATGTCACCACAACATTCATCACATGTCCCAAGGATTTGAAGAAAGTTCTAGGCATAAAACTTCCTTTTGTGATCATGATAATTAAGAAcatgaagaaatatttcaccttTGAGATCACA ATCCTCGATGACAAAGATATGCATAGGAGATTCCGGATAAGCAATTTCCAGAGCACCACTAGAGTGAAACCTTTTTGCACGACTATGCCAATTGGCCTCTCTGGAGGATGGAATCAGATTCAATTAAATATAGCTGATTTCACGAGACGTGTTTACGGCACAAATTACGTGGAGACAACCAGAGTACAGATACATGCAAACTGCAGGATAAGAAGGATCTATTTTGCGGATAG ACTTTATCCCGAGGATGAAATGCCGGTGGAATTTAAATTGTTTCTTCCACGCGAACGTAAATCAAATCGAGAAGCCAAAGGAAGAGTTATTAGTAAAGGAGAGATTAAGGGTGATGGAGATCAATTGCCGGATGAACCACCTCAATTTTTGGCAGGAGAAGATGCTGTCGCAGAGACTGGTAAAAGTAAAGAACGGCTCACATTGCAGGAAGAGTTTGCTGTTGGTCCTGGAGTGCTAATGACTCGCCAAAAGTCTGATACGGCTTCAAGGAAGTCGGTATCCTTgggtaaattgaaaaacgagtCACAATTGCCTGAGAACATTGAACCTGCAGACGTAACTATTAAAGAAGCTCCAGAGGATgaagcagaagaagagagCAATGCAAATATAGCAGCAGATAATCTAGGCAAGGATGATATGACTGACAAAGGGCCAGAGCCATCAGAAACTGATGTAACTGAAGATGATGGGACTAGAACCGAGACTGAAGAGATCGTTGAACTTGCAGAGAACAATGGAGGTTGA
- the LOC105686744 gene encoding uncharacterized protein LOC105686744 — translation MSKGIGSDTDPVRDVGVAATSPGTQRRRDLASKIEPKENREEANDEIDHDFESLEYEEDVYYTGIGATPSFDDIDELLSDSDEVVVHCWRGSNGDIEEIVVDDPLYCLHDFHNVENDLAGRKIREQQPQAPKSCGVREKVANGNEKKKKKSIRLIFQELSRPYLEKINSSPNYRRFIEIVKGEEASSPLFEEPPDSAHPLSEYSFSDHAEPQERELQIKEWTAELAKVEEEIQTLRHVLASKVRVSQELKRKLGIGAWKELTDDVNQGLRNVKESQVFQKTESVIKTTAEKTTSILGGFSSGITSKLGQMRNSESFRSLEEKVGSAYENVKTKVVPSRSNSTQSFDEALKEAEATRRASAAPCATSPTIPEGKALF, via the exons ATGTCTAAGGGTATTGGTTCGGACACTGATCCTGTAAGGGACGTCGGTGTGGCAGCAACCTCTCCTGGTACCCAGCGTCGACGAGATCTTGCGTCGAAAATTGAGccaaaagaaaatagagaagaagcTAATGACGAGATCGACCATGATTTCGAATCCCTTGAGTACGAGGAGGACGTTTATTACACCGGAATTGGTGCCACACCGAGTTTTGATGATATTGACGAACTCCTGAGTGATAGTGATGAGGTTGTAGTTCATTGTTGGCGAGGATCGAACGGAGACATTGAAGAGATTGTTGTTGATGACCCCTTGTACTGTCTCCACGATTTTCATAACGTAGAGAACGATCTCGCCGGTCGGAAAATCCGAGAGCAACAGCCGCAGGCCCCGAAATCATGCGGTGTTAGGGAAAAGGTCGCGAacggaaatgagaagaaaaaaaaaaagtctatcagattaatttttcaagaacTTTCTAGACCgtacttggaaaaaattaacagtTCTCCTAACTACAGGAGGTTCATTGAGATTGTAAAAG GAGAAGAAGCTTCCTCCCCGTTGTTTGAAGAACCTCCAGACTCTGCACATCCTTTGTCAGAATACAGCTTCTCTGACCATGCGGAACCACAGGAGAGGGAATTACAAATCAAAGAATGGACTGCGGAGCTTGCAAAG GTCGAAGAGGAGATACAGACTCTGCGACATGTTCTTGCGAGCAAAGTGAGAGTATCTCAAGAGCTCAAACGAAAGCTGGGCATCGGGGCATGGAAGGAACTGACAGACGATGTGAACCAAGGCCTCCGTAACGTGAAGGAAAGTCAAGT atTCCAAAAAACAGAATCAGTGATAAAAACAACTGCTGAAAAAACAACCAGCATTCTTGGTGGATTCAGCAGTGGAATTACTTCGAAACTTGGGCAGATGCGGAACTCTGAGAGTTTCCGATCACTCGAAGAAAAAGTTGGTTCGGCGTATGAGAACGTCAAG ACAAAAGTCGTTCCTTCAAGGTCAAATTCAACGCAGAGCTTCGACGAGGCATTGAAAGAGGCGGAGGCAACGAGACGGGCGTCAGCAGCGCCTTGCGCGACCAGTCCAACGATTCCAGAAGGCAAAGCTCTATTTTAG